A window of Haloplasma contractile SSD-17B genomic DNA:
TCCCTTTGTATACGCTAAGAGTTTCGACCATCCTTCTGGTGTCTTGATCGAATACGGCGAGTTTGTACAGTTCATTTTTTTCCAAGGCCAAAGGTTATACCCAATCCCTAGTGATACAGATAAAGGATATATTGCTGTATACCATTCTACTAGATTCTCTCCTGTCTCTCCTAGCCATAGTGGTGCATCGAGTTTTTGTGACAACTCAAGCCACTCAGTAAATGCCGACTTGTCCGGTAAGCATGCATAACGATGAAAATGAATCACCATGTTGTCATCATATTTTTTATGAAACACGTCAGTTCGAGTTGACCAGTGGTGCCCCTCAATTGAGAATAGGTGCTTTGGATCAACCTCACGAATAGTAGCTATAGCCTCCTCATAAAACTGAGACAACTTAGGTACTAAATAATCATAATCTCCAACCTCATTCTTCGGACGAATCGGTTCATTTAATAAATCATAGCCACCTACAATCCATCTGTCTTTATAACGTTCAGCAAGTTTTCTCCAAATCGCAAGTCCTTTTGACCAGCTATCCTCATCTAAAAATAACCTGGGTCTATCATCGATTGAATCATCTATATTAGCACCAGTTTGTCCACCAGGAGCCCCGTGCATATCTAAAAATGCATATATTCCAAACTGTTCACACCAATCAATGCACTGATCTAACAGTTTAAAACCTTCTTCCTTCCATATCAACCCAGGCTCATTCTCCATAAGATTCCGCCAGTTAAATGGAATTCGAACCGAATTATAGCCTTGATCTGCCATTGCTTGAATGTCTTCTTTCGTAATATAGTTATCCCTAAATCGTTTCCAAAATTGTTTTGAATACTCACTTCCTGTTAATTCACGGATTACAGCCTCAATGCGTCTTGGACGATCAAAGGCACCCGTATGAGACATCCACATGTATCCTTCAGGAAGTAGCCAGTTTCCGAGTCCCCATCCAGTTAAGATGATTTCTTCACCATCACCATTTACAATTGTTCTACCTTTAGCCTTTAAAAATCCTTTTACTCTGTTTCTGTTAATCTTCTCGTTCATTAAACCACCCTCATCTCTATAATTTATTAAGTGACTTATCAAAGATAGTCACTTCTACATACCAGTATCCTTCTACACATCTTCACCCATAAACCAGTTCCCTTGATGATCACTCGCAAGGATTTTCTTTGTATAATCATTTAGTCTTGATGTCGTGTAATTGTATCGTTCATAATCATTTGCAAAATAATTGACTATAGCAATTTGATCATATTGTCTCTCAGGAAAAATATCATCATTCATTTCTTCATAATCCCTAATAAAACACGCTCTAGTTATATAATTCTTTTCTCCTCCATTTATAATGATATCCCCCCTATTATAAAATATATAAAAAGGCTTATCAACAGATTTGACGAAAACGTATTCGGAAATGCTGGTTTCCTAACTATAGGTAAATTCTTATATTAAAAACTCACTTCTTTATTGACCATAAATTAATAAGTTTAACTTATTAATTATTACAGTTT
This region includes:
- a CDS encoding glycoside hydrolase family 5 protein — its product is MNEKINRNRVKGFLKAKGRTIVNGDGEEIILTGWGLGNWLLPEGYMWMSHTGAFDRPRRIEAVIRELTGSEYSKQFWKRFRDNYITKEDIQAMADQGYNSVRIPFNWRNLMENEPGLIWKEEGFKLLDQCIDWCEQFGIYAFLDMHGAPGGQTGANIDDSIDDRPRLFLDEDSWSKGLAIWRKLAERYKDRWIVGGYDLLNEPIRPKNEVGDYDYLVPKLSQFYEEAIATIREVDPKHLFSIEGHHWSTRTDVFHKKYDDNMVIHFHRYACLPDKSAFTEWLELSQKLDAPLWLGETGENLVEWYTAIYPLSVSLGIGYNLWPWKKMNCTNSPYSIKTPEGWSKLLAYTKGGPRPSYDEATKILDEYLENMKVKNCNYNKEVTNSVFRIPGCSVRATDFDELPGKSNSFSGIRLGNNDTKYRSGTGMCIKEDDTYKKEQRFYFDCMWDRFLLNLEAGEFATYSINHVTYENSVVFEYTCDKHASISIYQDDCELGTVTLGKTTTKTTTKQVSLLSANEATIKVSVNEGGVDLARIYFK